From a single Methanomicrobium sp. W14 genomic region:
- the artA gene encoding archaeosortase A produces the protein MADLFLTLSLISFVLFTVPTGLRKYFGAFGWTFLALSFFSITASYLSENEFVYLFGALLSLPVFYVSILYSLKGDKTAFRINFVAAVAFIIYAAVAFLSPVSDFLIAAQVDNTVTALAAIGHPASASAWDTILSKGYTVIITFSCTPVLGTAVMVGLAAGAKGSSRGKFLACLFAIISLAALNIIRLIFVVVAYSDQWFPYFLDIASEGYPGYESFYWAHNVIGRISFTILGIVVAGGGMALFVPSIWEFYSEILHFYYKGIKNIADTFSTIFKSN, from the coding sequence ATGGCTGATTTGTTCCTTACCCTTTCGCTCATATCATTTGTGCTCTTCACAGTTCCGACAGGACTAAGAAAGTACTTCGGGGCATTCGGGTGGACATTTCTGGCATTGTCCTTCTTCAGCATTACAGCCTCCTATCTCTCTGAAAACGAATTTGTGTACCTTTTCGGGGCTTTACTTTCGCTGCCGGTCTTCTATGTATCAATACTCTACTCACTTAAAGGTGACAAAACAGCCTTCAGAATCAACTTCGTTGCGGCAGTCGCTTTTATAATTTATGCAGCAGTCGCTTTTTTAAGCCCGGTCTCTGATTTTCTCATAGCAGCGCAGGTCGACAACACAGTAACAGCACTTGCCGCAATAGGGCACCCCGCATCAGCATCGGCATGGGACACCATACTTAGCAAAGGATATACGGTAATTATAACATTTTCATGCACCCCTGTTCTCGGAACCGCCGTAATGGTCGGTCTTGCCGCCGGTGCAAAAGGGAGCAGCCGCGGCAAATTTCTGGCCTGTCTGTTTGCAATAATCTCTCTTGCAGCGCTTAACATTATAAGGCTCATATTCGTTGTAGTCGCATACTCCGACCAGTGGTTTCCGTATTTTCTGGACATTGCATCAGAAGGATACCCCGGATACGAAAGTTTTTACTGGGCACATAATGTCATAGGAAGAATAAGCTTTACAATCCTTGGGATAGTTGTCGCCGGCGGAGGCATGGCACTGTTCGTACCGTCCATATGGGAGTTCTATTCCGAAATCCTTCATTTTTATTATAAAGGAATCAAAAATATTGCAGATACTTTTTCAACAATATTTAAGTCAAATTAA